A single window of Leishmania infantum JPCM5 genome chromosome 35 DNA harbors:
- a CDS encoding putative peroxisome targeting signal 1 receptor → MDCNTGMQLGQQFSKDATMMHGGVPMSGAMSEQDALMVGAQVAGANPMMAAQWAQNFQQQQAMQAMRQQHEMEQAFQNSQQQQAAAAQSRQMLGMAGPQQQQFMAQQQQASMMNAAMMSQGMMAANMGLGMMMPRTQYQPLPNLSALQPKQQQPLANLAPAAQDSAWADQLSQQQWSTDYSQVQTFSAPGMEDKTVEERIKDSEFYKFMDQVKNKEVLIDEEKGELVQGPGPEVGVPEDAEYLRHWAEMEGLHMPESVFQSPPPASAMMSPENGDPDAYVKEMDMAENDVEDWAQEYAEMQERLQKVTNSTDYPFEPNNPYMFHDFPFDEGMEMLQLGNLAEAALAFEAVCHKDSSNEKAWQILGTTQAENEKDGLAIIALNNARKLNPRNLEVHAALSVSHTNERNADAAMDSLKAWLVNHPEYEQLASVSIPPNAELDVQETFFFADPSRMREARTLYEAAIEMNPSDSQLFTNLGVLHNVAHEFDEAAECFRKAVALHPDDPKMWNKLGATLANGGHPDQALEAYNRALDINPGYVRAMYNMAVAYSNMSQYNMAARQIVKAIASQQGGTKPSGEGSIMATRNMWDLLRMTLNLMDRDDLVQLTYNEQLEPFVKEFGLEGHV, encoded by the coding sequence ACAGAATTTtcagcagcaacaggcgATGCAAGCGatgcgacagcagcacgagaTGGAGCAGGCATTTCAGaactcgcagcagcagcaagccgctgctgcgcagagtAGACAGATGCTTGGCATGGCTGggccgcagcaacagcaattcatggcgcagcagcagcaagcatCCATGATGAATGCCGCTATGATGAGCCAGGGGATGATGGCGGCTAACATGGGCTTAGGTATGAtgatgccacgcacgcagTATCAGCCGTTGCCCAACCTGTCCGCGCTGCAGcccaagcagcagcagccgcttgCCAACCTagcaccagcggcgcaggACTCGGCGTGGGCGGACCAGCTCAGCCAGCAACAATGGAGCACCGACTACTCGCAGGTGCAGACCTTCAGTGCACCAGGGATGGAGGACAAGACGGTGGAGGAGCGGATAAAGGATAGCGAATTCTACAAGTTCATGGACCAGGTCAAGAATAAGGAGGTACTGATTgacgaggagaagggcgagcTGGTGCAGGGCCCCGGCCCCGAGGTCGGGGTGCCAGAGGATGCGGAGTACCTTCGTCACTGGGCCGAGATGGAGGGGCTACACATGCCAGAGAGCGTCTTTCAGTCGCCTCCACCGGCGAGCGCGATGATGTCTCCGGAGAACGGGGACCCGGACGCGTACGTCAAGGAGATGGATATGGCCGAGAACGACGTCGAGGACTGGGCGCAGGAGTATGCGGAGATGCAGGAACGCCTGCAGAAGGTGACGAACAGCACCGACTACCCCTTCGAGCCTAACAACCCGTACATGTTCCACGACTTTCCGTTCGATGAGGGGATGGAGATGCTCCAGCTTGGCAACCTTGCCGAGGCCGCTCTTGCTTTTGAGGCGGTTTGCCATAAGGACAGCAGTAATGAGAAGGCATGGCAGATTCTTGGAACGACGCAGGCGGAGAACGAGAAGGACGGGCTGGCCATCATTGCGCTCAACAACGCCCGCAAACTGAACCCCCGCAACCTCGAGGTTCACGCCGCGCTGAGCGTGTCGCACACGAACGAGCgcaacgccgacgccgccatgGACTCGCTGAAGGCGTGGCTCGTAAATCATCCCGAGTATGAGCAGCTCGCCTCCGTGTCTATCCCGCCTAACGCGGAGCTCGACGTGCAGGAAACGTTCTTCTTTGCCGATCCGTCCCGCATGCGGGAGGCCCGTACCCTCTATGAAGCCGCCATCGAGATGAACCCGAGCGACTCGCAGCTTTTCACGAATCTCGGCGTGCTGCACAATGTGGCACATGAGTTCGACGAGGCTGCCGAGTGCTTCCGCAAGGCGGTCGCGCTGCACCCCGATGACCCCAAGATGTGGAACAAGCTCGGCGCCACCCTGGCAAACGGCGGCCACCCTGACCAGGCACTGGAGGCGTACAATCGCGCTCTGGACATCAACCCAGGCTATGTACGGGCCATGTACAACATGGCAGTGGCGTACAGCAACATGTCGCAGTACAACATGGCCGCCCGCCAAATTGTCAAGGCGATCGCGTCGCAGCAGGGCGGCACGAAGCCCAGCGGCGAGGGTTCCATCATGGCGACACGCAACATGTGGGACCTTCTGCGTATGACGCTGAACCTCATGGACCGCGATGACTTGGTGCAGCTGACATACAACGAGCAATTGGAGCCGTTTGTGAAGGAGTTCGGACTTGAGGGCCACGTCTAA
- a CDS encoding putative 60S ribosomal protein L2, with protein sequence MGKTVLSCRKGNGSVYQVHGHKRLGPAKLRILDYAERHGYMRGVVKSIEHEAGRGAALARVEFRHPYKFRRVKELMVAPEGMFTGQSVFCGQKAPLAIGNVLPLGQITEGCIVCNVEAKPGDRGTLARASGDYCIIISHNHETGRTRLKLPSGQKKSVPSTSRAMIGIISGGGRIEKPVLKAGNSFYRFRGKRNCWPKVRGVARNPVEHPHGGGNHQHIGHPSTVSRHSPPGQKVGLIAARRTGRIRGGKAVKGAWHPEE encoded by the coding sequence ATGGGTAAGACTGTGCTGAGCTGCCGTAAGGGCAACGGCTCCGTGTACCAGGTGCACGGCCACAAGCGCCTTGGCCCCGCCAAGCTGCGCATTCTGGACTACGCCGAGCGCCACGGCTACATGCGCGGTGTGGTGAAGTCGATCGAGCACGAGGCTggccgcggtgcggcgctggcgcgcgtgGAGTTCCGCCACCCGTACAAGTTCCGCCGCGTGAAGGAGCTGATGGTGGCGCCGGAGGGCATGTTCACTGGCCAGTCGGTGTTCTGCGGCCAGAAGGCCCCGCTCGCGATCGGCAACGTGCTGCCCCTGGGCCAGATCACGGAGGGCTGCATCGTGTGCAACGTGGAGGCGAAGCCCGGCGACCGCGgcacgctggcgcgcgcgtcCGGCGACTACTGCATCATCATCTCGCACAACCACGAGACAGGCCGCACGCGCCTGAAGCTGCCGAGCGGGCAGAAGAAGTCCGTGCCGAGCACGAGCCGCGCGATGATCGGCatcatcagcggcggcggccgcatcgAGAAGCCCGTGCTGAAAGCCGGTAACTCGTTCTACCGCTTCCGCGGCAAGCGCAACTGCTGGCCCAAGGTGCGTGGTGTTGCCCGCAACCCGGTGGAGCACCCGCACGGTGGTGGTAACCATCAGCACATTGGTCACCCGTCGACGGTGTCGCGCCACTCGCCGCCGGGCCAGAAGGTGGGTCTGATCGCTGCCCGCCGCACCGGCCGTATTCGCGGTGGTAAGGCTGTCAAGGGCGCGTGGCACCCGGAGGAGTAA